The proteins below are encoded in one region of Engraulis encrasicolus isolate BLACKSEA-1 chromosome 1, IST_EnEncr_1.0, whole genome shotgun sequence:
- the LOC134455617 gene encoding zinc finger protein 436-like isoform X1 yields the protein MESALANTEDCCELQSPSEDEEYAEFSPVFPESPDSRPTGEIGSPSQSANIEVKWEADEEYGYDRPNELSTGSDREEEKDSHPAVLTSSCSDVSNGSWETDVKGEEMQGDDESALNGDDAEWNPSNRNGKPVDKRRVKKISTSIEDQTRHQQAHTGEKPYQCNTCGNSYTRLPDLKRHQASHTGEKPYQCSLCGKAFARKDKVLQHQRTHVRQQQTHSGDNAELEPPNKPVDKIKGKMTTTAKDHLETKHQTTQENPHQCSTCGRSFTQNTDLVEHQRVHTGEKPFQCTVCGKGFTCRKDVRRHQTVHSGEKPYECTTCGKAFSDKNSLKIHHRIHTGERPYQCSTCGMAFAVSGDLRRHNRVHTGEKPYQCTICGKAFAQVSSLNSHKKVHTGVKEHVCATCGMDFINISDMKRHQRTHTGEKLYQCSTCGMTFSMAHGLRRHQQVHPGEKPYSCSTCGKAFSDKHGIKRHQQIHSTEKPYQCDICEKAFARRSRLERHKRVHTGEKPHPCATCGKTFTIIQNLIRHQRTHSDESSHRSTAFGDLFLPGHAAEQKPPNQTGEPMNKDDGNRNSAPSHTGEPVDDGKEEQMHTEKDHVPNAERPYQCITSVKAVTTSDHFQVHQRSPTGERPYLCDTCGKNFATKLRLVRHQQTHSGEKPYQCTICGKAFSQSSSLSKHKVIHTGGTLHVCPTCGKGFVHKHLMRRHQRRHTGEKNYHCKICGKTFAFDYASKHKKIHTEEKGHQCTMCGKTFTTSHQLKRHLMVHTGEKPYQCISCGKAFADLRTLKRHQKTHSAEEPDQCNM from the exons ATGGAGAGCGCGTTAGCAAACACGGAGGATTGCTGTGAACTCCAAAGTCCTAGCGAAGACGAGGAGTATGCTGAATTTTCTCCCGTTTTCCCAGAATCtccggacagtaggcctacaggtgaaATCGGATCACCAAGTCAATCGGCGAATATAGAAGTTAAATGGGAGGCAGATGAGGAATATGGATACGATAGGCCTAATGAGTTATCCACAGGgtcagacagagaagaagagaaagattcCCATCCAGCTGTTCTGACATCCAGCTGTTCTGACGTTTCAAATGGCTCGTGGGAGACAGACGTGAAGGGAGAAGAGATGCAGGGTGACGACGAAAGTGCTCTGAACG GAGATGATGCAGAATGGAATCCATCAAACAGAAATGGGAAACCTGTGGACAAAAGAAGAGTAAAAAAGATTTCCACATCAATAGAAGACCAGACCCGACACCAACAagcccatactggagaaaaaccaTATCAGTGCAACACGTGTGGAAATTCGTATACACGCTTACCAGATTTGAAGAGGCACCAGGCATCTCACACGGGGGAAAAACCATACCAGTGTAGCTTATGTGGAAAAGCTTTCGCTCGAAAGGATAAAGTCTTGCAGCATCAACGAACCCATGTCCGCCAGCAGCAAACTCATTCAG GGGATAATGCAGAATTGGAACCACCAAACAAACCTGTGGACAAAATAAAAGGAAAGATGACCACCACAGCAAAAGACCATCTTGAAACAAAACATCAGACAACACAAGAAAATCCCCACCAATGCAGCACATGTGGAAGGAGTTTTACTCAAAATACTGATCTCGTAGAACACCAACGagtccatactggagaaaagccatttcagtgtacagtgtgtggaaaaggctttacttGTCGGAAAGACGTCAGGAGGCATCAAACGGTCCACAGCGGAGAAAAACCTTACGAATGTACCACATGCGGAAAGGCTTTTTCAGACAAAAATAGTCTTAAAATACACcatcgcattcacactggagaaaggccttaccagtgttctACATGCGGAATGGCCTTTGCAGTTAGTGGCGACCTCAGAAGACACAACAgagttcacactggagagaagccttACCAGTGTACGATTTGTGGCAAAGCCTTTGCACAGGTCAGCTCTTTAAATTCACACAAGAAAGTTCACACTGGTGTTAAGGAGCATGTTTGTGCTACGTGTGGAATGGACTTCATAAATATCTCCGACATGAAAAGGCATCAGAGAactcatactggagaaaagctaTATCAGTGCAGTACCTGTGGAATGACATTTTCAATGGCTCATGGTCTTAGAAGACACCAGCAAGTTCACCCTGGAGAAAAACCATATTCGTGCAGCACATGCGGAAAGGCCTTTTCAGACAAACATGGTATTAAAAGACACCAGCAAATTCATTCTACAGAAAAGCCATATCAGTGTGATATTTGTGAAAAGGCCTTTGCACGGCGAAGCCGCTTGGAGAGACATAAGAGAGtacatactggagaaaagccacaTCCTTGTGCCACATGTGGAAAGACTTTTACTATTATCCAGAATCTCATTAGGCACCAACGCACTCATTCTGATGAGTCATCACACCGGAGTACGGCTTTTGGGGATTTATTTCTGCCAG GGCATGCTGCAGAGCAGAAACCACCAAACCAAACTGGGGAACCAATGAACAAAGATGATGGAAACAGGAATAGCGCACCAAGCCACACTGGGGAACCTGTGGACGATGGAAAAGaggaacaaatgcacacagagaaagaccATGTTCCTAATGCTGAAAGGCCATACCAGTGTATCACAAGTGTAAAGGCTGTTACAACTTCAGATCACTTCCAGGTGCATCAGAGAAGCCCTACTGGAGAAAGGCCATATCTCTGTGACACTTGTGGAAAGAACTTCGCTACAAAGTTGCGCCTGGTTAGACACCAACAAACTCATTCTGGAGAAAAGCCATACCAGTGTACGATTTGTGGAAAGGCCTTCTCTCAATCCAGCTCTCTTAGCAAACACAAGGTGATCCATACAGGGGGAACTTTGCATGTGTgtcctacatgtggaaaaggtttCGTTCATAAACACTTAATGAGGAGACATCAAAGACGCCATACTGGAGAAAAAAACTATCATTGTAAAATATGTGGAAAgacctttgcatttgattatgCCTCGAAACACAAGAAAATTCATACGGAAGAAAAGGGACATCAATGCACCATGTGTGGAAAGACTTTTACAACCAGTCATCAACTCAAGAGGCATTTGATGgtccacactggagaaaagccgtACCAGTGCATTTCGTGTGGAAAGGCCTTTGCAGACTTGCGTACTCTAAAACGTCACCAGAAAACCCACTCTGCAGAGGAACCAGATCAGTGTAACATGTAG
- the LOC134455617 gene encoding zinc finger protein 892-like isoform X2 yields the protein MESALANTEDCCELQSPSEDEEYAEFSPVFPESPDSRPTGEIGSPSQSANIEVKWEADEEYGYDRPNELSTGSDREEEKDSHPAVLTSSCSDVSNGSWETDVKGEEMQGDDESALNGHAAEQKPPNQTGEPMNKDDGNRNSAPSHTGEPVDDGKEEQMHTEKDHVPNAERPYQCITSVKAVTTSDHFQVHQRSPTGERPYLCDTCGKNFATKLRLVRHQQTHSGEKPYQCTICGKAFSQSSSLSKHKVIHTGGTLHVCPTCGKGFVHKHLMRRHQRRHTGEKNYHCKICGKTFAFDYASKHKKIHTEEKGHQCTMCGKTFTTSHQLKRHLMVHTGEKPYQCISCGKAFADLRTLKRHQKTHSAEEPDQCNM from the exons ATGGAGAGCGCGTTAGCAAACACGGAGGATTGCTGTGAACTCCAAAGTCCTAGCGAAGACGAGGAGTATGCTGAATTTTCTCCCGTTTTCCCAGAATCtccggacagtaggcctacaggtgaaATCGGATCACCAAGTCAATCGGCGAATATAGAAGTTAAATGGGAGGCAGATGAGGAATATGGATACGATAGGCCTAATGAGTTATCCACAGGgtcagacagagaagaagagaaagattcCCATCCAGCTGTTCTGACATCCAGCTGTTCTGACGTTTCAAATGGCTCGTGGGAGACAGACGTGAAGGGAGAAGAGATGCAGGGTGACGACGAAAGTGCTCTGAACG GGCATGCTGCAGAGCAGAAACCACCAAACCAAACTGGGGAACCAATGAACAAAGATGATGGAAACAGGAATAGCGCACCAAGCCACACTGGGGAACCTGTGGACGATGGAAAAGaggaacaaatgcacacagagaaagaccATGTTCCTAATGCTGAAAGGCCATACCAGTGTATCACAAGTGTAAAGGCTGTTACAACTTCAGATCACTTCCAGGTGCATCAGAGAAGCCCTACTGGAGAAAGGCCATATCTCTGTGACACTTGTGGAAAGAACTTCGCTACAAAGTTGCGCCTGGTTAGACACCAACAAACTCATTCTGGAGAAAAGCCATACCAGTGTACGATTTGTGGAAAGGCCTTCTCTCAATCCAGCTCTCTTAGCAAACACAAGGTGATCCATACAGGGGGAACTTTGCATGTGTgtcctacatgtggaaaaggtttCGTTCATAAACACTTAATGAGGAGACATCAAAGACGCCATACTGGAGAAAAAAACTATCATTGTAAAATATGTGGAAAgacctttgcatttgattatgCCTCGAAACACAAGAAAATTCATACGGAAGAAAAGGGACATCAATGCACCATGTGTGGAAAGACTTTTACAACCAGTCATCAACTCAAGAGGCATTTGATGgtccacactggagaaaagccgtACCAGTGCATTTCGTGTGGAAAGGCCTTTGCAGACTTGCGTACTCTAAAACGTCACCAGAAAACCCACTCTGCAGAGGAACCAGATCAGTGTAACATGTAG